One part of the Eublepharis macularius isolate TG4126 chromosome 16, MPM_Emac_v1.0, whole genome shotgun sequence genome encodes these proteins:
- the CDKN1B gene encoding cyclin-dependent kinase inhibitor 1B, whose amino-acid sequence MKGAGGGGGAFCLDSRSERARLPRRLCPRPVRQPSRLGAAPAMSHVRLSNGSPTLERMEARQADYPKPSACRNLFGPVDHDELARELERQHRDLAEASRRKWNFDFQRHQPLDGRYEWQAVAHDALPDFYTRPPRLSGALAKPDGRRRSQGRAPEEPPRSAASEAPREPAAQGAGSRKRPAAEPDDSSHQNKRGNTTEVISEDSPSNYSVEQTPKKSSPRRHQT is encoded by the exons ATGAAaggcgcgggcggcggcggcggcgctttCTGCCTCGACTCCCGGTCCGAGCGCGCTCGGCTCCCGCGCCGCCTCTGCCCTCGGCCGGTTCGGCAGCCCAGCAGGCTGGGGGCGGCTCCGGCCATGTCCCACGTCCGCCTCTCGAATGGCAGCCCGACGCTGGAGCGGATGGAAGCCCGGCAGGCGGACTACCCCAAGCCCTCTGCCTGCCGGAACCTCTTCGGCCCGGTGGATCACGACGAGCTGGCCCGCGAGCTGGAGCGGCAGCACCGCGACCTGGCCGAAGCCAGCCGGAGGAAGTGGAACTTCGACTTCCAGCGCCACCAGCCCCTCGACGGCAGGTACGAGTGGCAAGCCGTGGCCCACGACGCCCTGCCTGACTTCTACACCCGGCCGCCGCGGCTCAGCGGAGCCCTAGCCAAGCCCGACGGCCGCCGCCGCTCGCAGGGACGCGCCCCGGAGGAGCCGCCGAGGAGCGCCGCGTCTGAAGCCCCGAGGGAGCCGGCAGCCCAGGGCGCCGGGTCCAGGAAGCGACCTGCCGCCGAACCCGACG ATTCCTCTCATCAAAACAAAAGAGGCAACACAACAGAGGTAATTTCAGAAGATTCTCCCAGCAACTACTCAGTGGAACAAACGCCCAAGAAATCCAGCCCGAGACGGCATCAGACGTAG